One region of Xylanimonas ulmi genomic DNA includes:
- a CDS encoding ATP synthase F0 subunit C codes for MDVTNLAEITGNIGTVGYGLAAVGPGIGLGILIGKTIEGMARQPEVSGQLRTTMFIGVAFVEVLALLGLVAGFIVP; via the coding sequence GTGGACGTCACCAACCTCGCCGAGATCACCGGCAACATCGGTACCGTCGGTTACGGCCTCGCGGCCGTCGGCCCCGGCATCGGCCTCGGCATCCTCATCGGCAAGACCATCGAGGGCATGGCCCGCCAGCCTGAGGTCTCCGGCCAGCTGCGCACCACCATGTTCATCGGTGTCGCCTTCGTCGAGGTGCTCGCCCTGCTGGGCCTGGTCGCCGGCTTCATCGTCCCGTGA